From Pseudoalteromonas rubra, one genomic window encodes:
- a CDS encoding inorganic phosphate transporter: MDIIASYGTLLIIIAAAVGFFMAYGIGANDVANAMGTSVGSKALTIKQAIIIAMIFEFAGAYLAGGEVTSTIRKGIIDSTPFMDVPELMVLGMISALFAAGTWLLLASMLGWPVSTTHSIIGAIIGFALVAVGSEAIQWGKVAGIVGSWIVTPAISGFIAYLIFMSAQKLIFDTDKPLENAKRYVPVYMGLAGFVMSLVTIKKGLKHIGVDLGAVEGYALAIGIAVIVGLIGKMAINRLKIDPNADKQMHFNNVEKVFAILMVLTACCMAFAHGSNDVANAIGPLAAVVNIVEHNGEIAKKAALAWWILPLGGLGIVVGLAVLGKKVIKTIGEGITHLTPSRGFAAELAAASTVVIASGTGLPISTTQTLVGAVLGVGMARGIAALNMGVIRNIVVSWVITLPVGAALAIVIFYILRSAFGV, translated from the coding sequence ATGGATATCATTGCATCCTATGGCACGCTATTGATCATTATAGCGGCCGCAGTTGGTTTCTTTATGGCCTATGGTATTGGTGCGAACGACGTAGCCAATGCAATGGGTACATCGGTTGGTTCTAAAGCACTGACCATCAAGCAGGCGATCATCATCGCGATGATTTTTGAATTTGCCGGTGCCTACCTGGCCGGTGGTGAGGTAACGTCAACGATCCGCAAGGGGATCATCGATTCAACTCCATTTATGGACGTACCTGAACTGATGGTACTGGGCATGATTTCGGCCCTGTTTGCCGCAGGTACCTGGTTATTACTGGCTTCAATGCTAGGCTGGCCAGTGTCAACCACGCACTCTATCATTGGTGCCATCATCGGTTTTGCACTAGTCGCAGTGGGCAGCGAAGCCATTCAGTGGGGTAAAGTCGCAGGTATCGTGGGCAGCTGGATTGTCACCCCTGCCATCTCTGGCTTTATTGCGTACCTGATCTTTATGAGTGCGCAGAAGCTGATTTTTGACACAGACAAACCGCTGGAAAACGCGAAGCGCTATGTGCCTGTGTACATGGGTCTGGCTGGTTTCGTGATGTCACTGGTTACTATTAAAAAGGGCCTGAAGCACATCGGTGTTGACCTGGGTGCAGTAGAAGGGTACGCATTGGCTATCGGTATTGCCGTGATTGTTGGCTTGATTGGTAAAATGGCCATCAACCGCCTGAAGATTGATCCGAATGCGGATAAGCAAATGCACTTCAACAACGTTGAAAAAGTGTTTGCTATCCTGATGGTATTAACAGCGTGTTGTATGGCGTTCGCGCATGGTTCGAACGACGTTGCCAACGCGATTGGTCCTTTGGCTGCGGTTGTAAACATCGTTGAGCACAACGGTGAAATTGCCAAGAAAGCAGCACTGGCCTGGTGGATTTTGCCACTGGGTGGTTTAGGTATCGTGGTCGGTCTGGCTGTATTGGGTAAAAAAGTGATTAAGACCATTGGTGAAGGTATTACGCACCTGACACCAAGCCGTGGTTTCGCTGCTGAACTGGCTGCGGCATCGACCGTAGTAATTGCATCGGGCACTGGCCTGCCAATCTCAACCACACAAACCTTAGTCGGTGCGGTACTGGGTGTTGGTATGGCACGCGGTATTGCCGCTCTGAACATGGGTGTGATCAGAAACATTGTGGTTTCGTGGGTTATCACGTTGCCAGTTGGCGCTGCCCTTGCTATTGTTATATTCTACATTCTGAGAAGCGCGTTCGGCGTTTAA
- a CDS encoding ABC transporter permease subunit, with translation MTSNPQKPSFKTDRSRLLKDRFAQFGITSGGVMVLVALLLIFFYLLYVVQPIFESAKVEKRVDIALSAEKRYFALGVEEQTEIAYLLDNTGQVDFYQVKGDNTGALLSTLQTQLDGQITSFAKSAPFLGQYAYGLDNGEVQILKPNFVVTFPGNQRVMKPRLGYPLDGQQLLVDEQRQALKKFAFSHYEDKTAVVALTADKRVIFASFAAEENMFSGEMEWQVTRTELPIEGRIDDLLISPDTTRTFVRSANQIYIFDTRFADDVKQFQLLAANEENANLVSMALLAGANSLMLANDNGEVSQWFEVNTDDGREFAKIRAFDSDKSKHMTVHSEFYRRTFFTTTEQGELGVYYTTSEAELWRGKVAEQAIDAFAISPRANAALLLTGNQVSVFEIHNEHPEVTWSALWQEVWYEGYPEPAYTWQSTSASDDFESKFSLVPISFGTIKAAFYAMLFAVPIALSAAIYTAYFMSSELRRVVKPTVEIMEALPTVILGFLAGLWLAPLIESHLPAIVALLLLLPLAILATALGWTKLPKVIRHFVPDGWHSILLIPVVLLVGWVSFAMSDVIEGWMFGGNVRQYLTNELGLTFDQRNSLVVGIAMGFAVIPTIFSIAEDAVFSVPKHLSNGSLALGATQWQTLVRVVLLTASPGIFSAVMMGLGRAVGETMIVLMATGNTPIMDWSIFQGMRTLAANIAVEMPESEVGSSHYRILFLAAFVLFIFTFVFNTMAEFVRQQLREKYSSM, from the coding sequence ATGACTTCCAATCCGCAAAAACCATCCTTTAAAACGGATAGAAGCCGTCTCTTAAAGGACCGCTTTGCCCAGTTTGGCATTACCTCAGGTGGGGTAATGGTATTGGTCGCTTTGCTATTGATATTCTTCTATTTGCTTTATGTAGTACAGCCTATCTTCGAATCCGCTAAGGTCGAAAAACGGGTTGATATTGCATTGTCTGCCGAGAAGCGCTACTTCGCGCTGGGTGTAGAAGAGCAAACAGAGATTGCGTATCTGCTGGACAACACCGGTCAGGTTGATTTTTATCAGGTAAAAGGCGACAACACGGGCGCGCTGCTGAGCACTTTGCAAACACAGCTTGATGGCCAGATCACCAGCTTCGCGAAAAGCGCACCATTTTTAGGCCAGTACGCGTACGGCCTTGATAATGGTGAGGTGCAAATCCTTAAGCCCAATTTTGTGGTGACTTTTCCGGGTAATCAGCGTGTGATGAAGCCACGTCTGGGTTATCCGCTGGATGGTCAACAGTTGTTGGTTGATGAACAGCGCCAGGCACTGAAAAAGTTTGCCTTCAGTCATTACGAAGACAAAACTGCCGTGGTTGCACTGACAGCCGACAAGCGTGTGATCTTCGCATCGTTTGCGGCCGAAGAAAATATGTTCTCGGGTGAAATGGAATGGCAGGTAACGCGCACAGAATTACCTATTGAAGGTCGCATTGACGATTTGCTTATTTCGCCAGACACAACGCGTACTTTTGTACGTTCTGCAAATCAGATTTATATCTTTGACACCCGCTTTGCGGACGATGTGAAGCAATTCCAGTTATTGGCTGCCAACGAAGAAAATGCCAACCTGGTCAGCATGGCGTTGCTGGCAGGTGCCAACTCGCTGATGCTGGCAAACGACAATGGCGAAGTGTCGCAGTGGTTTGAAGTGAACACGGACGATGGCCGTGAGTTTGCCAAAATTCGTGCTTTTGACAGCGATAAGAGTAAGCACATGACAGTGCACAGTGAGTTTTATCGTCGTACTTTCTTTACCACCACAGAGCAAGGTGAGCTGGGTGTTTACTATACCACCAGTGAAGCCGAGTTATGGCGCGGTAAAGTGGCCGAGCAGGCCATTGATGCCTTCGCGATTTCACCGCGTGCCAATGCAGCGCTATTGCTAACCGGCAATCAGGTGAGTGTGTTTGAGATCCACAATGAGCACCCGGAAGTAACCTGGTCGGCATTGTGGCAGGAAGTTTGGTATGAAGGTTACCCGGAGCCAGCGTATACCTGGCAGTCCACGTCTGCCAGTGATGACTTCGAATCTAAATTCTCATTGGTGCCGATTTCGTTCGGTACGATTAAGGCGGCGTTTTATGCCATGCTGTTTGCGGTTCCTATTGCCCTGTCTGCGGCGATTTATACTGCTTACTTTATGTCGAGCGAGTTGCGTCGTGTGGTGAAGCCAACGGTTGAAATCATGGAAGCACTGCCTACCGTTATTTTGGGTTTCCTGGCAGGTCTGTGGTTAGCGCCGCTGATCGAAAGCCACTTACCAGCGATTGTCGCTTTACTGTTATTGCTGCCACTGGCCATTTTGGCAACTGCACTGGGCTGGACCAAACTACCTAAAGTCATCCGCCACTTTGTGCCTGATGGCTGGCATTCAATCTTGCTGATCCCGGTTGTCCTGCTGGTTGGCTGGGTGTCATTTGCCATGAGCGATGTGATTGAAGGGTGGATGTTCGGTGGTAACGTACGCCAGTATCTGACTAACGAACTGGGCCTGACCTTTGATCAGCGTAACTCTCTGGTTGTGGGTATTGCAATGGGCTTTGCGGTTATCCCGACGATTTTCTCAATTGCTGAAGATGCGGTATTTAGCGTACCTAAACACCTTTCCAATGGCTCTCTGGCATTGGGGGCAACCCAGTGGCAAACCTTAGTTCGTGTTGTGCTACTGACTGCCAGTCCGGGTATCTTCTCTGCAGTGATGATGGGCCTCGGTCGTGCCGTGGGTGAGACCATGATTGTACTGATGGCGACGGGTAATACACCGATTATGGATTGGAGTATCTTCCAGGGGATGCGTACTTTGGCGGCGAACATTGCGGTAGAAATGCCTGAATCGGAAGTGGGCAGTTCACACTATCGGATCCTGTTCCTAGCAGCCTTTGTATTGTTTATTTTTACTTTCGTATTTAACACGATGGCTGAGTTTGTACGTCAGCAGCTGCGTGAAAAATATAGCTCAATGTAA
- the pstB gene encoding phosphate ABC transporter ATP-binding protein PstB: MITVAPQVNNADTSKKLDLENLSPELTALEIKNLDLYYGDKQALSNINMLIPRGQVTAFIGPSGCGKSTLLRCINRMNDLVDTCRIEGEINLNGTNIYDKSVDVAALRRNVGMVFQRPNPFPKSIYENVVYGLRLQGVKDKRKLDEVVERSLRGAALWDEVKDRLHDSAFGLSGGQQQRLVIARSIAIEPEVLLLDEPTSALDPISTLVIEELINDLKEKYTVVIVTHNMQQAARVSDQTAFMYMGELIEYSDTNTLFTTPTKKKTEDYITGRYG; the protein is encoded by the coding sequence ATGATTACAGTAGCGCCACAGGTAAATAATGCAGATACCAGCAAGAAGTTGGATCTGGAAAACTTGAGCCCGGAACTAACCGCGTTAGAGATCAAAAACCTTGACCTTTACTATGGTGACAAACAGGCTCTGAGCAATATCAACATGTTGATCCCTCGCGGTCAGGTAACGGCGTTTATCGGTCCATCGGGTTGTGGTAAATCGACGCTATTGCGTTGTATCAATCGCATGAATGATCTGGTCGACACGTGTCGTATCGAGGGCGAAATTAACCTCAATGGCACCAACATTTATGATAAAAGTGTTGATGTAGCGGCTCTGCGCCGTAATGTCGGCATGGTATTCCAGCGTCCAAACCCATTCCCTAAGTCTATTTACGAGAATGTGGTTTACGGTCTACGCTTACAGGGTGTAAAAGACAAACGTAAGCTGGATGAAGTGGTAGAGCGCTCATTGCGTGGTGCTGCTTTATGGGATGAAGTGAAAGATCGTTTGCACGACAGTGCATTTGGTCTGTCGGGTGGTCAGCAGCAGCGTCTGGTTATTGCACGTTCAATTGCGATTGAGCCAGAGGTATTATTGCTGGATGAACCCACCTCGGCACTGGACCCTATCTCGACTTTGGTTATTGAAGAGCTGATCAACGACCTGAAAGAAAAGTACACCGTGGTGATCGTTACTCACAACATGCAGCAGGCGGCGCGGGTATCCGATCAAACAGCCTTTATGTATATGGGTGAGCTGATCGAATATTCAGATACTAATACTCTGTTTACAACACCGACTAAGAAGAAAACCGAAGACTATATCACAGGTCGTTACGGTTAA
- a CDS encoding TIGR00153 family protein produces MPSNAFLGVFAKSPIKPIEEHIKIVHQASETLIPFFNHAFKGEWTEADALRVQIRNLEREADTLKREVRLHLPRGLFMPVERTDLLELITHQDKIANKAKDIAGRVIGRELEIPESIQADFLAYLTRCVDATKQASEAINEFDELLETGFRGREVALVEKMLVELDAIEEDTDEMQIRIRMGLRSIESELNPIDVMFLYKIIEWVGELADIAERVGSRLELMLAR; encoded by the coding sequence ATGCCTAGTAATGCATTTTTAGGAGTGTTCGCAAAGTCTCCTATTAAGCCGATTGAAGAGCACATAAAGATCGTCCATCAAGCCAGTGAAACCTTGATCCCGTTCTTTAATCATGCCTTCAAAGGGGAATGGACCGAGGCCGATGCGCTTCGTGTGCAGATCCGTAACCTGGAAAGAGAAGCAGATACATTAAAACGTGAAGTGCGCCTGCACTTGCCACGTGGTCTGTTTATGCCAGTAGAACGTACAGATTTACTGGAACTCATTACCCACCAAGACAAGATCGCCAACAAAGCCAAAGATATCGCTGGACGCGTAATTGGTCGCGAACTGGAGATCCCTGAATCAATTCAAGCCGACTTTTTGGCGTATCTGACACGCTGTGTAGATGCGACCAAACAAGCCTCAGAAGCCATTAACGAATTCGATGAACTGCTGGAAACTGGTTTCCGTGGTCGCGAAGTTGCACTGGTCGAAAAAATGCTCGTTGAACTAGATGCCATCGAGGAAGATACCGATGAGATGCAGATCCGTATTCGTATGGGATTACGCAGCATTGAAAGTGAACTCAATCCGATTGATGTGATGTTCTTATACAAGATCATCGAGTGGGTTGGTGAGCTGGCAGACATTGCTGAGCGCGTAGGTTCACGACTGGAGCTGATGCTGGCGCGTTAA
- the phoU gene encoding phosphate signaling complex protein PhoU: MEHNINKHISGRFNEELENVRNHVLSMGGLVEQQLNLALDAVAHCDETKARKVSENDYQVNAMEVSIDEECTRIIAKRQPAASDLRLVVAIAKTIADLERIGDEAERIAKVALDSFTKDQQDLLVNVENMGRLVSQMLHDVLDAFARMDAQRAFEVHKEDAKVDREYEALTRQIMTYMMEDPRSIPKIMDLIWSVRSLERIGDRCQNIAEYVIYFVNGKDIRHTSQEDIEKSL; this comes from the coding sequence ATGGAACATAATATTAATAAGCATATCTCTGGCCGCTTTAATGAAGAGCTGGAGAACGTTCGTAACCATGTATTGAGTATGGGCGGACTGGTTGAGCAACAGCTAAATCTGGCTCTTGATGCGGTAGCTCATTGTGATGAAACTAAGGCACGCAAAGTCAGCGAGAATGACTATCAAGTGAATGCCATGGAAGTGAGCATTGACGAAGAGTGTACGCGTATTATTGCAAAGCGTCAGCCGGCAGCCAGTGACTTGCGTTTGGTTGTTGCCATTGCGAAAACCATTGCCGATCTGGAACGAATTGGCGATGAAGCGGAACGCATTGCGAAAGTAGCACTGGACTCTTTCACCAAAGATCAGCAAGACTTACTGGTGAATGTTGAAAATATGGGCCGCCTGGTTTCTCAGATGCTACACGATGTGCTGGATGCTTTTGCCCGAATGGATGCGCAGCGTGCATTTGAGGTACATAAAGAAGACGCCAAAGTAGATCGTGAATATGAAGCGCTGACGCGTCAGATCATGACTTACATGATGGAAGATCCGCGTTCAATTCCTAAAATTATGGACCTGATCTGGTCGGTTCGTTCATTGGAACGCATCGGTGATCGTTGTCAGAATATTGCAGAATACGTAATTTATTTCGTTAATGGCAAAGATATTCGCCATACTTCTCAGGAAGACATCGAAAAGTCACTGTAG
- the pstA gene encoding phosphate ABC transporter permease PstA: MVRQWFKSGSPWIWMTGGAVSISLISVLGLLAMIAWKGLSFFWPSEVVEMHLQGSVQKQTVIGEIYDRELVPKSRLEATGLDFSNHPGEYIERLLVKTGNREYVELDFRWILSTDIQSQSKPAQLAVFERTKNGNFYGYVERVIRDGQVVTDNPVEALEEMVERAVDLNDEALDLQNGEIGHINYELERLRLKERAYQLDNELTPEIIADLEAQRAALREEYKVLEKTLFELRNGAKRDEVVVRDMRGEEVTLPLYQVLDFWFPNDMGFFAKLGHYMSQIGKFISDDPREANTEGGVFPAIFGTVFMVMLMAVIVTPFGVVAAIYLHEYAAKNAVTKMIRIAVINLAGVPSIVYGVFGLGFFVYMLGGSLDALFYPEAAPSPVFGTPGVIWSALTLAILTLPVVIVSTEEGLSRIPSTVRHGSLALGATKAETLWRIIIPMASPAIMTGLILAVARAAGEVAPLMLVGVVKMAPTLPLDGNFPYIHLDRKFMHLGFHIYDVGFQSPNVEAARPLVYATAFLLVTVIIALNITAIGIRNHLREKFRALEH; encoded by the coding sequence ATGGTAAGACAGTGGTTTAAGTCAGGATCTCCGTGGATCTGGATGACAGGTGGTGCGGTCAGCATCAGTTTGATCTCGGTACTGGGTCTGCTTGCAATGATTGCGTGGAAAGGGCTGAGCTTTTTCTGGCCTTCCGAAGTGGTGGAAATGCACCTGCAAGGCTCGGTTCAGAAACAAACCGTCATTGGTGAAATCTACGACAGAGAGTTAGTGCCTAAATCTCGACTGGAAGCGACGGGCCTGGATTTTTCTAATCACCCAGGCGAGTACATCGAGCGCTTATTGGTAAAAACGGGTAACCGTGAGTACGTTGAGCTGGATTTCCGTTGGATCCTGTCCACCGATATCCAAAGTCAGTCAAAACCGGCGCAGCTAGCGGTCTTTGAACGTACTAAAAATGGTAACTTCTACGGCTACGTTGAGCGTGTTATTCGCGACGGTCAGGTTGTCACTGACAACCCGGTAGAAGCCCTGGAAGAGATGGTTGAACGTGCTGTAGATCTGAACGATGAGGCACTTGACCTGCAAAATGGTGAAATTGGCCACATTAACTATGAGCTGGAGCGTTTGCGTCTTAAAGAGCGTGCCTATCAGCTGGATAATGAACTGACGCCTGAAATCATCGCAGACCTGGAAGCACAGCGTGCTGCGCTGCGTGAAGAATACAAAGTGCTAGAGAAAACGCTGTTTGAACTGCGTAATGGTGCCAAACGCGATGAAGTGGTTGTGCGTGACATGCGTGGTGAGGAAGTAACACTGCCTTTATACCAGGTATTAGATTTCTGGTTCCCGAACGACATGGGTTTCTTTGCTAAACTGGGTCACTATATGTCGCAAATTGGTAAGTTCATCAGCGATGACCCACGTGAAGCGAATACTGAGGGCGGGGTATTCCCGGCCATCTTTGGCACTGTGTTCATGGTTATGCTGATGGCAGTAATCGTGACCCCATTTGGTGTGGTTGCCGCGATTTATCTGCACGAGTATGCGGCTAAAAACGCGGTGACTAAGATGATCCGCATCGCGGTAATCAACCTGGCGGGTGTTCCGTCTATCGTATACGGCGTATTCGGCTTAGGTTTCTTCGTCTATATGCTGGGTGGCTCACTTGATGCCCTGTTTTATCCTGAAGCAGCACCGAGTCCGGTATTTGGTACACCTGGTGTGATCTGGTCAGCACTGACGCTGGCAATCCTGACGTTGCCAGTGGTGATTGTTTCGACTGAAGAGGGTCTATCACGTATCCCAAGCACAGTACGTCACGGTTCACTGGCACTGGGCGCGACCAAAGCCGAGACCTTATGGCGTATTATTATTCCTATGGCCAGCCCGGCAATTATGACCGGTCTGATCCTGGCGGTTGCCCGTGCAGCCGGTGAGGTTGCACCGCTGATGCTGGTGGGTGTAGTGAAAATGGCTCCGACCTTGCCGCTGGATGGTAACTTCCCGTATATTCACCTTGACCGGAAGTTTATGCACCTGGGTTTCCATATTTATGATGTGGGCTTCCAGAGCCCGAATGTAGAAGCGGCCCGTCCTTTGGTGTATGCGACCGCCTTCTTACTGGTGACCGTGATCATTGCACTGAACATCACTGCAATTGGGATCCGTAACCACCTACGTGAAAAATTCAGAGCTTTAGAGCACTAA
- the ppk1 gene encoding polyphosphate kinase 1 → MQALSNDPITISYFAKELSWLSFNERVLQEAKDKSNPIIERIRFLGIFSNNLDEFFRVRVADVKRRILLSNLPDTDFDEDEALLNQMNKKVLELGKKFSHIYDQILIDLNEHNIHIKKPAELSDFHQQWLAKYFQDQVLQHMCPILLSESKDYSDHINDALTYLFVEMRGDKQHHALLELPTDRLERFILLPPEKTRRHKTIVMLDEVVRFFLNEVFRNFLSFDSIEGYEIKLTRDAEYNLDDEIEEGLLDKMSKGLKQRLYAEPVRLTYDEAMPEEILKVMKKRLGVTSQDTLNPGGPYRNFRDFIGFPNVGRGYLENKPLPPLQSEAFNAHQSIFRAISKQDILLYYPYHTFNHMLEYVRQAAFDPKVTQIKVNIYRVASRSRLMSSLINAAKNGKKVTVMVELKARFDEQNNIEWAKMLSDYGIKVMVGIPALKVHSKLCVVHRKEKGQIVKYAHIGTGNFHEKTARIYTDFSLFTKHPEICDECDDVFKFIESSYRPFNFKHLMISPLNAREKILALINQESKNAQAGKTAKITVKVNNLVDKELIDALYNASMAGVKVRMIIRGMCALVPGLPRFSENIKVISIVDRFLEHPRVMVFENAGDPQVYISSADWMTRNLDHRVEVGAPIYDESLKQLIIDILELQFKDRAKARIIDSEQKNLYVRRGNKKKIRSQIAIYDHLKKWESNQSNT, encoded by the coding sequence ATGCAGGCATTATCTAACGATCCCATTACCATCAGCTACTTTGCCAAGGAGCTGAGCTGGCTCTCTTTTAACGAGCGTGTGCTTCAGGAAGCCAAAGACAAAAGTAATCCAATTATTGAACGGATCAGATTCTTAGGCATATTTTCCAATAACTTAGATGAGTTTTTCCGTGTCCGTGTTGCCGACGTAAAACGTCGTATCTTATTAAGTAACCTGCCCGATACGGACTTTGACGAAGACGAAGCCCTGCTCAACCAGATGAACAAGAAAGTACTGGAACTGGGCAAAAAGTTCTCACACATTTATGATCAGATCCTGATTGACCTGAACGAGCACAACATTCATATCAAAAAACCAGCTGAGCTGTCGGATTTTCACCAACAGTGGCTGGCAAAGTATTTTCAGGATCAAGTGCTACAGCACATGTGTCCGATTTTGCTTAGCGAGAGCAAGGATTACTCTGATCACATCAATGATGCGTTAACCTATCTGTTTGTCGAAATGCGCGGTGACAAGCAACATCACGCTTTGCTTGAGCTTCCCACAGATCGCCTGGAACGCTTTATTCTGTTGCCACCGGAAAAAACCCGTCGTCACAAAACCATTGTCATGCTCGATGAAGTCGTACGCTTCTTCCTTAACGAGGTGTTCAGAAACTTTCTGAGTTTTGACAGCATTGAAGGTTATGAGATAAAACTGACCCGGGATGCCGAGTACAACCTCGACGACGAAATTGAAGAAGGTCTGCTGGATAAAATGTCAAAGGGTCTCAAGCAGCGTCTATATGCCGAGCCGGTGCGCCTGACCTATGACGAAGCAATGCCAGAAGAAATACTCAAGGTGATGAAAAAACGCCTTGGCGTGACCAGTCAGGATACCCTGAACCCGGGCGGTCCATACCGGAATTTCCGCGATTTCATCGGCTTTCCTAACGTCGGCCGTGGCTATCTGGAAAATAAACCTCTGCCACCTCTGCAAAGTGAAGCCTTCAACGCACACCAAAGCATCTTTCGGGCGATCTCAAAACAAGATATTTTGCTTTATTATCCCTATCACACGTTCAATCACATGCTTGAATATGTGCGTCAAGCCGCCTTTGATCCCAAAGTGACTCAGATCAAGGTCAATATTTATCGTGTCGCATCTCGCTCAAGATTGATGTCTTCGCTGATCAATGCTGCCAAGAACGGTAAAAAAGTCACCGTGATGGTTGAGCTCAAAGCCCGCTTTGATGAACAAAACAACATTGAATGGGCGAAAATGCTCAGCGACTATGGCATCAAGGTCATGGTCGGGATCCCGGCACTAAAAGTACACAGTAAACTGTGCGTGGTACATCGCAAAGAGAAGGGCCAGATAGTGAAGTACGCGCACATCGGAACCGGTAACTTCCATGAAAAAACAGCGCGTATTTACACCGACTTTAGCTTATTCACAAAACACCCTGAGATCTGTGATGAGTGTGACGACGTGTTCAAGTTTATCGAAAGCAGCTACCGGCCCTTTAACTTTAAGCACCTGATGATTTCTCCGCTCAATGCACGAGAGAAAATTCTGGCTCTGATTAATCAGGAAAGCAAAAATGCTCAGGCAGGTAAAACGGCCAAGATCACCGTCAAGGTTAATAACCTGGTAGACAAAGAGCTCATAGACGCCTTGTACAATGCGTCGATGGCAGGCGTGAAAGTCCGCATGATCATTCGCGGCATGTGTGCCCTGGTACCTGGATTACCCCGCTTTAGTGAGAACATCAAAGTGATCAGTATTGTCGACCGCTTTTTAGAACATCCCAGGGTGATGGTCTTTGAAAATGCCGGTGACCCACAGGTCTACATTTCTTCTGCCGACTGGATGACCCGAAACCTGGATCACCGGGTTGAAGTGGGTGCGCCTATCTATGATGAATCACTCAAGCAACTGATCATCGATATTCTTGAGCTGCAATTCAAGGACAGGGCCAAAGCTCGGATCATTGACAGCGAACAGAAGAATCTCTATGTTCGTCGCGGTAATAAGAAGAAGATCCGCTCCCAGATAGCTATCTATGACCATCTGAAAAAGTGGGAAAGTAATCAATCCAATACATAA
- a CDS encoding glycine cleavage system protein R: MKQLVLTLIGKDQPGLVERVSSTILNHHGNWLTSNLSHFAGQFAGIVQVEVAEEHLQELQNAVLDIPELEVRIANGEQTDSTEPETLNLVITGNDRPGIVQELAAVIRHKGANITHLNSKQQSAPNWGVPIFSAFATVSLPAGMLKDNVVEALEAITSDLIVDVEQP, from the coding sequence ATGAAGCAGTTAGTACTAACACTTATAGGCAAGGACCAACCAGGTCTCGTTGAAAGGGTTTCCTCAACCATTCTTAACCATCACGGTAACTGGCTAACCAGTAACTTAAGTCACTTCGCCGGACAGTTTGCAGGGATAGTACAGGTTGAAGTAGCAGAGGAACACTTGCAAGAGCTGCAAAACGCCGTACTTGATATCCCGGAGCTGGAGGTGCGGATTGCCAATGGCGAACAAACCGACAGCACGGAGCCGGAAACATTAAATCTGGTGATCACAGGCAATGACAGACCTGGCATTGTACAGGAGCTGGCAGCTGTGATCCGACATAAGGGGGCGAATATTACCCACCTTAACTCTAAACAACAGAGCGCACCAAATTGGGGAGTACCGATATTTAGCGCATTTGCCACCGTCAGCTTGCCTGCTGGCATGCTAAAAGACAACGTTGTCGAAGCGCTTGAAGCGATCACCAGCGATCTGATCGTGGACGTCGAACAACCTTAA